The Pseudoxanthomonas sp. Root65 sequence ACGGCGACACCGACATGGCGCGGGTGACCTTGAAGGAGGCCGAAGAGGAATCCGGTCTGTCCGACCTCTCCGTGGAGGGCGACATCTTCGACCTGGACCGGCACTGGATTCCCGAGCGCAAGGAGGTGCCGGGGCACTGGCATTACGACGTGCGCTACGTGGTGCGCGCGAACGGCGGCGAAGACTACGTGGTCAGCGAAGAGTCGCTGGACTTGGCCTGGCGCGAGATCGCGTCGCTCGCGGACGATGCCGACGCGTCGATCCGCCGCATGGCCCGCAAGTGGCTGGCGCGGAACGAGGCGTAGGGTGGGCCCCGGCCCGCCGAACGGCGAACCTCAGTACAGCACGCGTACCCGCAACGTCCCCTCGATCGCCGCCATCGCATCGCGGAGGCTGGCGGTCTGTTCCTCGTCGGCGGTGACGTCGATGACCACGTAGCCGACCTTCGGATCGGTACGCAGGAACTGGCCGTCGATGTTGATGCCGCGGTCGCGGAAGATGTCGTTGATCTGCGACAGCACGCCGGGCACGTTGCGGTGGATGTGCAGGATGCGGCGGCTGCCGTCGTGGCCGGGCAGAGTGACCTCGGGGAAGTTCACCGCCGACAGCGTGCTGCCGTTGTCGCTGTAGCGCACCAGCTTGGCGGCGACTTCGATGCCGATGTTGTCCTGCGCCTCCAGCGTGCTGCCCCCTACGTGCGGGGTGAGGATGACGTTGTCGAGCCCGCGCAGCGGCGACTCGAACAGCTCCGCATTGCCCTTGGGCTCCAGCGGGAACACGTCGACCGCCGCGCCGCCGACCTGGCCGGACTTCAGCGCGTCGGCCAGCGCGTCGATGTCGACCACGGTGCCGCGCGAGGCATTGATGACGTGCGCGCCGGGCTTCATCTGCGCGATCTGGGCGGCGCCGAACATGTCCTTGGTCGCCGGCGTCTCCGGCACGTGCAGGGTCACCACGTCGCTCTGCGCCAGCAGGTCGTCCAGGCTCACGGCCGCGCGCGCATTGCCCAGCGACAGCTTGGTTTCGATGTCGTGGAAGAGCACGTGCATGCCCAGCGCCTCGGCCAGCACGCCGACCTGGGTACCGATATGGCCGTAGCCGATGATGCCCAGCGTCTTGCCGCGCACTTCGTGGCTGCCGGCCGCCGACTTGCTCCAGCCGCCGCGATGGCATTCGGCGTTCTTCTGCGGGACGCCGCGCATCAGCAGGATGGCCTGCGCGATCACCAGTTCGGCGACACTGCGCGTATTCGAGTAGGGCGCATTGAACACCGGGATGCCGGCCAGTTCCGCCGCGTCCAGGTCCACCTGGTTGGTGCCGATGCAGAAGCAGCCTACCGCGATCAGCCGGCGCGCCTGCGCCAGCACGTCTTCGCTCAAGTGGGTGCGCGAACGGATGCCGACGATGTGCGCCTCGGCGATGCGCTGCTTCAGTTCGTCTTCCGGCAGGGACTTCTCGTGGAACTCGATCTGCGAGTATCCCGCCGCGCGGAACGTCTCGACGGCGGTCTGGCTGACCCCTTCCAGCAACAGTACGCGGATGTCCTGCTTCGGGTACGAGGTCTTCTTGATCGACATTGCCGGAAAGGTCGCCGCGGAGAGGGAAGGGGCGTCACTATGCCAGATGGATGCGCTCGATGGTGCGGCGCGCCATGGAAAGCTCGGTTGCGGTTTTCCCGGCTTGGTTGCCGCTGAAACGAAGCGCCGCATCGGCTGGACGCCACCCTGCATCGCTG is a genomic window containing:
- a CDS encoding NUDIX hydrolase, whose translation is MAAYGRRWPAETEVVGQFLALLDDPADPFLRERLEGHLTGGVWLVSGDGRRVLLTHHRKLDRWLQLGGHADGDTDMARVTLKEAEEESGLSDLSVEGDIFDLDRHWIPERKEVPGHWHYDVRYVVRANGGEDYVVSEESLDLAWREIASLADDADASIRRMARKWLARNEA
- the serA gene encoding phosphoglycerate dehydrogenase — encoded protein: MSIKKTSYPKQDIRVLLLEGVSQTAVETFRAAGYSQIEFHEKSLPEDELKQRIAEAHIVGIRSRTHLSEDVLAQARRLIAVGCFCIGTNQVDLDAAELAGIPVFNAPYSNTRSVAELVIAQAILLMRGVPQKNAECHRGGWSKSAAGSHEVRGKTLGIIGYGHIGTQVGVLAEALGMHVLFHDIETKLSLGNARAAVSLDDLLAQSDVVTLHVPETPATKDMFGAAQIAQMKPGAHVINASRGTVVDIDALADALKSGQVGGAAVDVFPLEPKGNAELFESPLRGLDNVILTPHVGGSTLEAQDNIGIEVAAKLVRYSDNGSTLSAVNFPEVTLPGHDGSRRILHIHRNVPGVLSQINDIFRDRGINIDGQFLRTDPKVGYVVIDVTADEEQTASLRDAMAAIEGTLRVRVLY